The proteins below are encoded in one region of Paenibacillus sp. YYML68:
- a CDS encoding PTS sugar transporter subunit IIA, which yields MSILSIDKVKLNAVFKDKLEAVRMAGQLLVDAGHASSEYIDKMMEREQTLSTYMGGGLAIPHGTQDSKALIRHTGMSIIQVPDGVDFGDGELAYLVIGIAAAGDNHLDILTNVAMLCSDDDQMERIRKATAPEEMLRIFEEGLGG from the coding sequence ATGAGCATTCTATCTATTGATAAGGTGAAGCTGAACGCCGTGTTCAAGGATAAGCTGGAGGCTGTAAGAATGGCGGGACAGCTGCTGGTAGATGCTGGACATGCATCAAGCGAATATATAGACAAAATGATGGAAAGAGAGCAGACCTTGTCGACCTACATGGGCGGGGGACTCGCTATACCGCACGGCACTCAGGACTCGAAGGCGTTGATTCGACATACCGGTATGTCGATTATCCAAGTGCCGGACGGCGTGGACTTCGGGGACGGCGAGCTTGCGTATCTTGTGATCGGTATCGCCGCTGCCGGAGATAACCATCTCGACATATTGACCAACGTTGCGATGCTCTGCTCGGATGATGACCAGATGGAGCGAATCCGTAAGGCAACGGCGCCGGAGGAGATGCTCCGTATATTCGAGGAGGGGCTCGGCGGATGA
- a CDS encoding mannitol-1-phosphate 5-dehydrogenase, with amino-acid sequence MKKAVHFGAGNIGRGFIGLLLNQSGYEVCFVDVNDQLVEQLIKRGAYTVTLANEDQRTFSVNNVTAVNGKELDRVAEAVAAADLVTTAVGVSILKAIAPGIARGLELRAKRGLRPLPIIACENAIGGSTQLKEHVHSLMSEELQHELSGKVAFPDAAVDRIVPLQQHDDPLHVRVEPFFEWAIDRSQMLEPYEPIEGVHYVDRLEPYIERKLFTVNTGHCCAAYMGYVRGYETIQQSMADPHIAAVVKGALQETGAYLVQTYGFDAEKHAQYIETIMQRFTNPYLIDEVIRVGRSPIRKLSPNDRLVRPATLVHELGVAPAHLSTAMAAALLFDVADDPEAVQLMHALMEQGVSKAFSTYTSIPEQHPVHAMVMQRYAELKESEE; translated from the coding sequence ATGAAGAAGGCCGTACATTTCGGAGCGGGCAACATTGGCAGAGGCTTCATTGGTCTGTTGCTGAATCAATCGGGCTACGAGGTATGCTTCGTGGATGTGAATGATCAGCTGGTTGAGCAGCTGATCAAGCGTGGTGCGTATACAGTCACCCTAGCGAATGAGGATCAGCGTACCTTCTCGGTGAATAACGTGACAGCCGTGAACGGCAAGGAGCTGGATCGTGTCGCAGAGGCTGTCGCTGCGGCTGATCTGGTGACGACGGCCGTAGGCGTCTCGATTCTGAAGGCGATCGCGCCGGGGATCGCTCGGGGTCTGGAGCTGCGCGCGAAGCGGGGGCTGCGGCCGCTTCCTATTATCGCCTGTGAGAATGCAATTGGCGGGAGTACGCAGCTTAAGGAGCATGTGCACAGTCTGATGAGCGAGGAGCTGCAGCATGAGCTAAGCGGCAAGGTGGCGTTCCCAGATGCGGCGGTCGATCGGATCGTGCCGCTGCAGCAGCACGACGACCCGCTGCATGTGCGCGTCGAGCCTTTTTTCGAATGGGCGATTGATCGCTCGCAGATGCTGGAGCCTTATGAGCCGATAGAGGGTGTGCACTATGTGGATCGGCTCGAGCCGTACATTGAACGCAAGCTGTTCACCGTTAATACGGGGCATTGCTGTGCCGCTTACATGGGATACGTGAGAGGGTATGAGACGATCCAGCAAAGTATGGCAGACCCCCATATTGCAGCTGTGGTGAAGGGCGCCCTTCAAGAGACGGGCGCGTATCTGGTTCAGACGTACGGCTTCGACGCGGAGAAGCATGCTCAGTATATCGAGACGATCATGCAGCGCTTCACCAACCCTTACCTGATCGATGAAGTCATACGTGTAGGTCGCTCGCCGATTCGCAAGCTGTCGCCTAACGATCGGCTCGTTCGTCCGGCTACTCTTGTTCATGAGCTTGGTGTTGCCCCCGCCCATCTGTCTACTGCCATGGCAGCGGCGCTGCTGTTCGATGTGGCGGACGATCCTGAGGCTGTACAGCTGATGCACGCCTTGATGGAGCAGGGTGTGAGCAAGGCGTTCTCTACCTATACATCCATTCCTGAGCAGCATCCCGTACATGCCATGGTGATGCAGAGGTATGCGGAGCTGAAGGAGAGTGAGGAGTGA
- a CDS encoding BglG family transcription antiterminator — protein sequence MNVSSRHRHMIQLLLDRHEEMTAAEVAAAINVSTRTVHRELSELSDVLKSYGAELHRRSGKGLRLEATPEQLEKLRTLLEEPAEAELTVESRYVLLLCQLLEEREPVKLFSLAHELSVTVATISYDLDELEKSRIEKGGLQLIRRRGYGVQLEGPETSKRQLIVQLAEEQLDVSDLFGPMEQSDSCELNPVKVKLLSMIGREHFLHVEEALWNCEDSRLQQLSDLDYTKLLIRLSTAVARVQRGYLIEEAAAAPLPAALAVEPSAPLQAIIRCLSDRLSCSFPPAELTYMYRLLQLSDSQSQYELLGFDETKLLDIVHRLIQKVEERLALSIEQDRSLREGLLHHMGPALKRIREGVPVRNPLLREIKRDYKLLFEMIREAVDEEELKLGMAVPDEEIGYLAMHFGAALERLNSQGGGMRIVVVCTSGIGFSKMLAMRLAKEFPQVNITGHASVFEAVRLPKADYDLIVSTVDLPLDQQRYMKLSPLLPEAEVERLRSRIRSIPIRSRVDTAEGRSERSAIEELLRLQRYVDEMVRLLQRFTVRHINRGFTGLEDALLELCSYVQADGGLNQKEQVVRLLMERERVSSQAIPDTSIALFHTRSDAVPAPYVTLFRLRDNLPLEHEQDPGVRQVLLMLGPRELSKESLEILSEISAQLLLPELLQLLEEGTEKEIVEFFADKLLHLVDHIIETERMRR from the coding sequence ATGAACGTATCAAGCCGTCATCGGCACATGATCCAGCTCCTGCTGGATCGCCATGAGGAGATGACTGCAGCCGAGGTTGCGGCTGCGATTAATGTGAGCACACGAACGGTGCACCGGGAGCTGTCCGAGCTGAGCGACGTACTGAAGAGCTACGGAGCCGAGCTGCATCGGCGCTCGGGGAAGGGGCTGCGGCTGGAGGCGACACCGGAGCAGCTGGAGAAGCTGCGTACACTGCTGGAAGAGCCAGCAGAAGCAGAGCTTACGGTTGAGAGTCGCTATGTGCTGCTGCTGTGCCAGCTGCTGGAGGAGCGTGAGCCGGTGAAGCTGTTCTCTCTTGCTCATGAGTTGTCGGTGACGGTTGCGACCATCAGCTATGACTTGGATGAGCTCGAGAAGAGCCGCATTGAGAAGGGGGGGCTGCAGCTGATCCGAAGAAGAGGCTATGGTGTTCAGCTCGAGGGACCGGAGACAAGCAAACGCCAGCTTATTGTGCAGCTTGCCGAGGAGCAGCTGGACGTCTCGGACTTGTTCGGACCGATGGAGCAATCGGATAGCTGCGAGCTGAATCCAGTCAAGGTGAAGCTGCTGTCGATGATCGGTCGTGAGCATTTCCTGCACGTGGAGGAGGCGTTATGGAATTGTGAGGACAGTCGGCTTCAGCAGCTATCTGATCTGGATTATACGAAGCTGCTGATCCGTCTATCGACCGCCGTTGCTCGCGTGCAGCGAGGCTATCTCATAGAGGAAGCTGCGGCTGCACCACTACCGGCTGCCTTGGCAGTCGAACCGAGCGCACCGCTCCAAGCGATCATTCGGTGTCTGTCGGATAGGCTGTCTTGCTCGTTCCCACCAGCTGAGCTCACGTACATGTACCGGTTGCTGCAGCTGTCCGACAGTCAGAGCCAGTACGAACTACTCGGCTTCGACGAGACAAAGCTGCTGGACATCGTACATCGGCTCATTCAAAAGGTGGAGGAGAGGCTCGCGCTGTCGATCGAGCAGGATCGCTCGCTGCGTGAAGGGCTGCTTCACCATATGGGACCGGCCCTGAAGCGTATTCGTGAGGGAGTGCCGGTTCGCAACCCGCTACTCCGTGAGATCAAGCGTGACTATAAGCTGCTGTTCGAGATGATTCGGGAAGCTGTAGATGAGGAAGAGCTCAAGCTCGGCATGGCAGTGCCGGATGAGGAGATCGGGTATTTGGCGATGCACTTCGGCGCGGCGCTGGAGCGATTGAACAGCCAGGGAGGCGGCATGCGGATTGTCGTCGTATGTACGAGCGGTATCGGCTTCTCGAAGATGCTGGCCATGCGCCTTGCCAAGGAGTTCCCGCAAGTAAATATTACAGGACATGCCTCCGTGTTCGAGGCCGTTCGGCTGCCGAAGGCGGACTACGATCTCATCGTATCTACGGTAGACTTGCCGCTCGATCAGCAGCGCTACATGAAGCTAAGCCCGCTGCTGCCTGAGGCGGAGGTAGAACGGCTGCGCAGTCGGATTCGATCGATACCGATTCGCTCTCGAGTCGATACGGCTGAAGGGAGATCCGAACGCAGTGCGATCGAGGAGCTGCTGCGCTTACAGCGCTATGTGGACGAAATGGTACGTCTCTTGCAGCGCTTCACCGTCCGACATATTAACCGGGGCTTTACAGGCTTGGAGGACGCACTGCTAGAGCTGTGCAGCTACGTGCAGGCGGATGGTGGGCTGAACCAGAAGGAGCAGGTTGTACGACTGCTCATGGAACGGGAGCGTGTCAGCAGTCAGGCGATTCCGGATACGAGCATTGCTTTATTTCATACAAGAAGCGACGCTGTACCAGCGCCGTATGTGACATTGTTTCGATTAAGAGACAATTTACCGCTAGAGCACGAGCAGGACCCCGGGGTGCGGCAGGTGCTCCTGATGCTCGGACCGAGAGAGCTGTCGAAGGAAAGCCTAGAGATTCTGAGTGAAATCAGCGCCCAGCTGCTGCTACCGGAGCTGCTGCAGCTATTGGAAGAGGGAACGGAGAAGGAGATCGTGGAGTTTTTCGCCGATAAGCTGCTGCACTTGGTCGATCATATTATAGAAACGGAGAGAATGAGACGATGA